In Arthrobacter sp. StoSoilB5, one genomic interval encodes:
- a CDS encoding serine/threonine-protein kinase, which produces MRAGGEAFVDPAGGGDILNGRYRILELLGHGAMSTVCKARDEVLQRDVALKIFSPGSGDEGFEERQQAEMRLLAGFDHPGLVHIYDAGVDTGTSGPPQAFLVMELVSGHNLRSVLAEGPLSLAETTHIGHALAGALVQVHGRGVIHRDIKPANILVSETPGPDRIVKLADFGVARILEGSRLTATGMTVGTAQYLSPEQALGRPLTPASDIYSLGLVLLECLTGRAEYPGTPIESAAARLHRAPVIPEQIHHPIAELLKSMTDLEPANRSTAEEIEEFLGRPWQDAYAHAPTALLPPLPARSPAVPATSPMSIQHHKVGGRGQLGALLMVLLATAIAIPLAVALSGQDRLPADVTSPSPVTQQSDLPSPVGTPAPVVTITTPGPVETVLIPGPVQTVLLPPANSGNGPGGAPSSEVSQQASPTEVAQETESPAVVEPGHSTSAGAGQGGGQYDEKGRGDEKKGKGKGGN; this is translated from the coding sequence GTGAGGGCAGGCGGGGAAGCTTTCGTTGATCCAGCAGGCGGCGGGGACATACTCAACGGCCGCTACCGGATTCTGGAGCTACTCGGGCACGGGGCGATGTCCACTGTCTGCAAGGCCCGGGATGAAGTCCTGCAGCGCGATGTTGCACTTAAGATCTTTTCCCCGGGCTCAGGCGACGAGGGCTTTGAAGAGCGCCAGCAGGCAGAGATGCGGTTGCTGGCAGGATTTGACCACCCTGGCTTGGTGCACATCTACGACGCCGGCGTGGACACCGGCACATCCGGTCCGCCGCAAGCCTTCCTCGTCATGGAACTGGTTTCCGGCCATAATCTGCGTTCGGTGCTTGCTGAGGGCCCACTCAGCCTCGCGGAAACAACGCACATTGGCCACGCCCTTGCGGGTGCCCTGGTGCAGGTTCACGGCCGGGGAGTGATTCATCGGGACATCAAGCCGGCCAACATCCTGGTTTCAGAGACTCCGGGACCCGATCGCATCGTCAAACTCGCCGACTTTGGCGTGGCCCGGATCTTGGAAGGCAGCCGCCTGACCGCCACCGGAATGACCGTGGGAACGGCCCAGTACCTCAGCCCGGAACAAGCGCTCGGCCGGCCCTTGACTCCTGCCAGCGATATCTACTCCCTCGGCCTGGTGCTTTTGGAATGCCTCACGGGCAGGGCGGAATATCCTGGGACGCCCATTGAATCGGCCGCAGCCCGTCTTCACCGTGCACCGGTCATCCCGGAGCAAATCCATCACCCCATAGCTGAGTTGCTGAAGTCCATGACGGACCTTGAGCCAGCCAACAGGTCCACCGCTGAGGAGATCGAAGAATTCCTCGGCCGCCCCTGGCAAGACGCTTACGCTCACGCACCTACCGCGCTGTTGCCACCTCTGCCTGCCAGGTCGCCCGCCGTGCCGGCAACCAGCCCAATGTCCATCCAGCATCACAAAGTTGGGGGAAGGGGCCAGCTCGGGGCATTGTTGATGGTGCTTCTTGCGACAGCGATAGCAATCCCCCTCGCGGTGGCGCTGTCCGGCCAGGACCGCCTGCCAGCAGACGTCACATCGCCCTCTCCGGTTACCCAGCAATCCGACCTCCCCTCCCCGGTTGGGACTCCAGCGCCGGTGGTGACAATTACCACCCCGGGGCCGGTGGAAACAGTTCTCATTCCGGGGCCGGTGCAAACCGTTCTGCTGCCCCCGGCCAACTCCGGCAACGGGCCAGGAGGCGCTCCATCGTCAGAGGTGAGCCAACAGGCCAGCCCAACCGAGGTTGCGCAGGAAACCGAATCACCGGCGGTCGTTGAGCCAGGGCACAGCACATCAGCGGGTGCGGGCCAAGGGGGCGGCCAATACGACGAAAAGGGCCGAGGAGACGAAAAGAAGGGCAAGGGCAAGGGCGGGAACTGA
- a CDS encoding IclR family transcriptional regulator translates to MMADPRTLSTVQRTLEVLKSFSADRPEWGVTELADKLGVHKSQVHRALATLSAEGFLVPNPVSRKYRLGPALVRLGMIAGESGGVPQLVQPVLERLAMQMGETVVFNLAAEAEYVMRAAADGPGAIRFALTLNRRFPWYGGACGHAIFAHRSEDEINSLLNGGFTHSTQSGPHTREDILRRHAAVREHGFAVSIGEYDEKIMSVAVPVRLDSDVIGSVGVVGVPALLAGRETQLAEELMAATDMLAEQLSSGTPLPVA, encoded by the coding sequence ATGATGGCAGATCCCCGGACACTCTCCACGGTGCAGCGCACCCTTGAGGTCTTGAAGTCCTTCTCGGCTGATCGTCCGGAGTGGGGAGTTACCGAACTGGCGGACAAGCTTGGCGTTCACAAATCCCAGGTCCACCGCGCACTGGCAACCCTTAGTGCAGAGGGATTCCTGGTTCCCAACCCAGTCAGCCGAAAATACCGTCTCGGCCCTGCCTTGGTTCGACTCGGTATGATTGCCGGCGAATCCGGCGGAGTTCCGCAACTCGTGCAGCCTGTGCTGGAACGACTCGCGATGCAGATGGGCGAAACCGTCGTCTTCAACCTCGCGGCCGAGGCGGAGTACGTGATGCGTGCGGCCGCTGACGGGCCAGGCGCAATCCGCTTTGCCCTGACTTTGAACCGCAGGTTCCCTTGGTACGGCGGCGCTTGCGGGCACGCCATCTTTGCTCATCGAAGCGAGGATGAAATCAACTCGCTTCTCAACGGTGGGTTCACCCACTCAACCCAGAGTGGTCCCCATACACGCGAGGACATATTGCGGAGGCACGCTGCTGTGCGTGAGCACGGGTTTGCCGTCTCCATTGGCGAGTACGACGAGAAGATCATGTCCGTTGCCGTCCCGGTACGGCTCGATTCCGATGTCATCGGATCAGTCGGAGTGGTAGGAGTGCCGGCACTTCTGGCGGGCAGGGAAACCCAGCTTGCGGAGGAGCTCATGGCTGCAACCGACATGCTGGCGGAGCAGCTCTCCTCAGGAACTCCGCTGCCCGTCGCATAA